The proteins below come from a single Juglans regia cultivar Chandler chromosome 12, Walnut 2.0, whole genome shotgun sequence genomic window:
- the LOC109003106 gene encoding exocyst complex component EXO84B-like isoform X1 has protein sequence MATAKTARSRGSTAMVKENGVKLEEGLGVFKSDKFDADAFVQSRCSLNEKDVQKLCSYLLDLKKASAEEMRRSVYANYAAFIRTSKEISDLEGELSSIRNLLSTQAALIHGLSEGVHIDSVSISISEGSAVDNLLISEDREPSELEKWLIEFSDILNVLLAERRVDEALAALDEGECVASEAKQMKTLTPAMQMHLQTSIIELRQKLADQLAEAACQPSTRGGELRAAISALKKLGDGPRAHSLLLNAHLQRYQYNMQSLRPSSTSYGGAYTAALSQLVFSAIAQAASDSFAIFGKEPAYTSELVMWATKQTEAFALLVKRHALASSAAAGGLRAAAECVQIALGHCSLLEARGLALCPVLLKLFRSSVEQALDANLKRIQESTAALAAADDWILTHPPTATRQSGRSSSTSLGNAMAFQHKLTSSAHRFNLMVQDFFEDVGPLLSMQLGGQTLEGLFQVFNSYVSMLMKALPGSMEEEASFEGSGNKIVRMAETEAQQIALLANVSLLADDLLPRAAMKLSPANQSTYNGDTRRERQNRHPEQREWKRRLMSSVDRLKDTFCRQHALDLIFTEDSESHLTADMYITMDGNVDEFEWFPSPIFQELFVKLNRIASIAAEMFVGRERFATLLLMRLTETVILWLSEDQSFWDDIEEGPKLLGSLGLQQFYLDMKFVICFASQGRYLSRNLHRVVNEIISKAMAAFAATGKDPYSVLPEDDWFNDICQEAIERLSGKPKAINGDRELNSPTASISAQSISSVRSHGSS, from the exons GATGTACAGAAATTATGTTCATACCTTTTGGATCTGAAAAAAGCTTCTGCTGAGGAAATGCGCAGAAGTGTCTATGCTAACTATGCTGCCTTCATACG CACATCAAAAGAGATATCAGATTTAGAGGGGGAGCTTTCTTCCATCAGAAACCTGCTATCTACTCAGGCTGCTTTAATTCATGGTTTATCTGAGGGAGTCCACATTGATTCCGTATCTATCTCTATTTCAGAAGGTTCTGCAGTTGACAATTTATTGATTTCAGAAGACAGAGAACCTTCAGAACTGGAGAAATGGTTAATAGAATTCTCCGATATCTTAAATGTTCTGTTAGCTGAGAGGAGAGTGGATGAAGCTTTGGCTGCCCTTGATGAAGGAGAGTGTGTAGCTTCTGAAGCAAAACAAATGAAAACGTTGACCCCGGCTATGCAAATGCATTTACAGACCTCTATTATTGAACTCAGGCAAAAGTTAGCCGATCAGCTGGCTGAAGCTGCTTGCCAGCCTTCTACGCGTGGTGGTGAACTTCGTGCCGCCATATCAGCTCTTAAAAAGCTTGGGGATGGTCCTCGTGCTCACAGTTTGCTACTTAATGCACATTTACAAAGATATCAGTATAATATGCAAAGCCTTCGACCATCAAGCACCTCATATGGAGGAGCATATACTGCTGCTCTCTCACAGCTAGTGTTCTCTGCTATTGCTCAAGCTGCAAGCGATTCGTTTGCCATTTTTGGTAAGGAACCAGCTTATACTTCCGAGCTTGTGATGTGGGCTACAAAGCAAACAGAGGCTTTTGCTCTTCTTGTTAAAAGACACGCATTAGCTTCGTCAGCAGCAGCTGGAGGTTTAAGAGCTGCTGCTGAGTGTGTTCAAATAGCATTAGGTCATTGTTCATTGTTGGAAGCTCGTGGTTTGGCACTTTGCCCTGTACTCTTGAAGCTCTTTAGGTCCAGCGTTGAACAAGCACTAGATgctaatttaaaaagaattcaaGAGAGCACTGCTGCTCTAGCTGCTGCTGATGATTGGATACTCACTCACCCTCCAACAGCTACACGTCAATCTGGTAGGTCTTCAAGTACATCCCTTGGTAATGCAATGGCATTTCAACATAAACTTACAAGCAGCGCCCATCGGTTCAATTTGATGGTCCAG GATTTCTTCGAGGATGTGGGACCACTGCTAAGTATGCAACTAGGAGGTCAAACACTGGAAGGTTTGTTTCAAGTATTTAACTCATATGTGAGCATGCTCATGAAGGCATTACCAGGTTCAATGGAGGAAGAGGCAAGCTTTGAAGGTTCTGGAAATAAAATTGTCCGAATGGCAGAGACTGAAGCTCAGCAGATTGCATTGCTAGCAAATGTGTCATTATTAGCGGATGACCTACTTCCACGTGCAGCCATGAAACTGTCTCCTGCCAACCAATCTACTTACAATGGTGATACTCGTAGAGAAAGGCAGAACCGCCATCCTGAGCAAAGAGAATGGAAAAGGCGACTTATGAGTTCGGTTGACAGATTAAAGGATACATTTTGTCGACAGCATGCTTTAGACCTCATTTTTACTGAAGACAGTGAAAGCCATCTTACCGCTGACATGTACATAACTATGGATGGAAATGTGGATGAATTTGAGTGGTTTCCCTCACCAATATTCCAG GAACTATTTGTAAAACTGAATAGAATTGCTAGTATAGCAGCAGAGATGTTTGTTGGCAGAGAAAGATTTGCCACGTTACTATTGATGAGACTTACAGAAACTGTGATCTTGTGGCTGTCAGAAGACCAGAGCTTTTGGGATGATATTGAGGAAGGCCCTAAGCTGTTAGGATCTCTTGGTCTACAACAG ttttatttggacatGAAGTTTGTCATATGTTTTGCTTCCCAAGGTCGCTACTTGTCTAGGAATTTGCATCGAGTTGTCAATGAGATCATATCAAAAGCAATGGCAGCATTTGCTGCAACAGGGAAGGATCCTTATAG CGTACTACCGGAAGACGACTGGTTTAATGACATTTGTCAAGAAGCAATTGAAAGATTGAGTGGAAAACCAAAAGCCATCAACGGAGATCGAGAACTCAACAGCCCAACTGCATCTATTTCAGCacagtcaatatcatctgtgaGATCTCATGGGAGCTCTTAA
- the LOC109003106 gene encoding exocyst complex component EXO84B-like isoform X2, which translates to MPSSSPAALSMRSTSKEISDLEGELSSIRNLLSTQAALIHGLSEGVHIDSVSISISEGSAVDNLLISEDREPSELEKWLIEFSDILNVLLAERRVDEALAALDEGECVASEAKQMKTLTPAMQMHLQTSIIELRQKLADQLAEAACQPSTRGGELRAAISALKKLGDGPRAHSLLLNAHLQRYQYNMQSLRPSSTSYGGAYTAALSQLVFSAIAQAASDSFAIFGKEPAYTSELVMWATKQTEAFALLVKRHALASSAAAGGLRAAAECVQIALGHCSLLEARGLALCPVLLKLFRSSVEQALDANLKRIQESTAALAAADDWILTHPPTATRQSGRSSSTSLGNAMAFQHKLTSSAHRFNLMVQDFFEDVGPLLSMQLGGQTLEGLFQVFNSYVSMLMKALPGSMEEEASFEGSGNKIVRMAETEAQQIALLANVSLLADDLLPRAAMKLSPANQSTYNGDTRRERQNRHPEQREWKRRLMSSVDRLKDTFCRQHALDLIFTEDSESHLTADMYITMDGNVDEFEWFPSPIFQELFVKLNRIASIAAEMFVGRERFATLLLMRLTETVILWLSEDQSFWDDIEEGPKLLGSLGLQQFYLDMKFVICFASQGRYLSRNLHRVVNEIISKAMAAFAATGKDPYSVLPEDDWFNDICQEAIERLSGKPKAINGDRELNSPTASISAQSISSVRSHGSS; encoded by the exons CACATCAAAAGAGATATCAGATTTAGAGGGGGAGCTTTCTTCCATCAGAAACCTGCTATCTACTCAGGCTGCTTTAATTCATGGTTTATCTGAGGGAGTCCACATTGATTCCGTATCTATCTCTATTTCAGAAGGTTCTGCAGTTGACAATTTATTGATTTCAGAAGACAGAGAACCTTCAGAACTGGAGAAATGGTTAATAGAATTCTCCGATATCTTAAATGTTCTGTTAGCTGAGAGGAGAGTGGATGAAGCTTTGGCTGCCCTTGATGAAGGAGAGTGTGTAGCTTCTGAAGCAAAACAAATGAAAACGTTGACCCCGGCTATGCAAATGCATTTACAGACCTCTATTATTGAACTCAGGCAAAAGTTAGCCGATCAGCTGGCTGAAGCTGCTTGCCAGCCTTCTACGCGTGGTGGTGAACTTCGTGCCGCCATATCAGCTCTTAAAAAGCTTGGGGATGGTCCTCGTGCTCACAGTTTGCTACTTAATGCACATTTACAAAGATATCAGTATAATATGCAAAGCCTTCGACCATCAAGCACCTCATATGGAGGAGCATATACTGCTGCTCTCTCACAGCTAGTGTTCTCTGCTATTGCTCAAGCTGCAAGCGATTCGTTTGCCATTTTTGGTAAGGAACCAGCTTATACTTCCGAGCTTGTGATGTGGGCTACAAAGCAAACAGAGGCTTTTGCTCTTCTTGTTAAAAGACACGCATTAGCTTCGTCAGCAGCAGCTGGAGGTTTAAGAGCTGCTGCTGAGTGTGTTCAAATAGCATTAGGTCATTGTTCATTGTTGGAAGCTCGTGGTTTGGCACTTTGCCCTGTACTCTTGAAGCTCTTTAGGTCCAGCGTTGAACAAGCACTAGATgctaatttaaaaagaattcaaGAGAGCACTGCTGCTCTAGCTGCTGCTGATGATTGGATACTCACTCACCCTCCAACAGCTACACGTCAATCTGGTAGGTCTTCAAGTACATCCCTTGGTAATGCAATGGCATTTCAACATAAACTTACAAGCAGCGCCCATCGGTTCAATTTGATGGTCCAG GATTTCTTCGAGGATGTGGGACCACTGCTAAGTATGCAACTAGGAGGTCAAACACTGGAAGGTTTGTTTCAAGTATTTAACTCATATGTGAGCATGCTCATGAAGGCATTACCAGGTTCAATGGAGGAAGAGGCAAGCTTTGAAGGTTCTGGAAATAAAATTGTCCGAATGGCAGAGACTGAAGCTCAGCAGATTGCATTGCTAGCAAATGTGTCATTATTAGCGGATGACCTACTTCCACGTGCAGCCATGAAACTGTCTCCTGCCAACCAATCTACTTACAATGGTGATACTCGTAGAGAAAGGCAGAACCGCCATCCTGAGCAAAGAGAATGGAAAAGGCGACTTATGAGTTCGGTTGACAGATTAAAGGATACATTTTGTCGACAGCATGCTTTAGACCTCATTTTTACTGAAGACAGTGAAAGCCATCTTACCGCTGACATGTACATAACTATGGATGGAAATGTGGATGAATTTGAGTGGTTTCCCTCACCAATATTCCAG GAACTATTTGTAAAACTGAATAGAATTGCTAGTATAGCAGCAGAGATGTTTGTTGGCAGAGAAAGATTTGCCACGTTACTATTGATGAGACTTACAGAAACTGTGATCTTGTGGCTGTCAGAAGACCAGAGCTTTTGGGATGATATTGAGGAAGGCCCTAAGCTGTTAGGATCTCTTGGTCTACAACAG ttttatttggacatGAAGTTTGTCATATGTTTTGCTTCCCAAGGTCGCTACTTGTCTAGGAATTTGCATCGAGTTGTCAATGAGATCATATCAAAAGCAATGGCAGCATTTGCTGCAACAGGGAAGGATCCTTATAG CGTACTACCGGAAGACGACTGGTTTAATGACATTTGTCAAGAAGCAATTGAAAGATTGAGTGGAAAACCAAAAGCCATCAACGGAGATCGAGAACTCAACAGCCCAACTGCATCTATTTCAGCacagtcaatatcatctgtgaGATCTCATGGGAGCTCTTAA